From a single Georhizobium profundi genomic region:
- a CDS encoding glycosyl hydrolase family 8, translating into MSESAPPISDAEWSLYSSRFVTQEGRVLDDANDGISHSEGQGYGLLLAQIAGARADFERIWTFTRNELLLRDDGLAAWKWQADATPNVTDINNATDGDILIAYALARAGAGWEDPRFTEAATRMAEAIGMHLTFEHEGQLLLSAGATGFSAEEREDGPIVNLSYWVFEAFPVLADLAPDTDWDAIGQSGVALAARAGFSDRQMPPDWLSLAGEPRPADGFPAEFSYNAVRIPLYLMRGGMGDATYLDGLRDGMVGDDGELNLIDLTTGDVTETLSDAGYRIIPAMISCVVDDVAIPSDLRTFAPTVYYPSTLHLLALSHLRENHSGCLE; encoded by the coding sequence ATGAGCGAGAGCGCGCCGCCCATCAGCGACGCCGAGTGGTCGCTCTACAGCAGCCGCTTCGTCACACAGGAAGGCCGCGTGCTCGACGATGCCAATGACGGCATCAGCCACAGCGAAGGACAGGGTTACGGGCTGCTGCTCGCACAGATTGCAGGAGCTCGGGCCGATTTCGAGCGTATCTGGACATTCACGCGCAACGAGCTTTTGCTGCGCGACGACGGATTGGCGGCCTGGAAATGGCAGGCCGACGCGACGCCGAACGTCACCGACATCAACAATGCCACCGATGGCGACATTCTGATCGCCTATGCCCTCGCGAGGGCCGGCGCAGGGTGGGAGGATCCACGCTTCACCGAAGCCGCGACGCGCATGGCGGAGGCGATCGGCATGCATTTGACCTTCGAGCACGAGGGGCAGCTTCTACTTTCGGCCGGGGCCACCGGTTTTTCAGCCGAGGAGCGCGAGGACGGGCCGATCGTCAATCTCTCCTATTGGGTGTTCGAGGCGTTTCCGGTGCTTGCCGATCTGGCGCCTGACACAGATTGGGATGCCATCGGGCAAAGCGGCGTCGCTCTTGCGGCACGTGCGGGCTTCTCCGATCGCCAGATGCCGCCGGACTGGTTGTCACTTGCGGGCGAGCCTCGACCAGCCGACGGATTTCCAGCGGAATTTAGCTATAATGCCGTGCGAATCCCGCTCTACCTGATGCGAGGCGGGATGGGCGACGCGACTTATCTCGACGGATTGCGCGACGGCATGGTGGGTGACGACGGGGAATTGAACTTGATCGACCTGACGACGGGCGACGTAACGGAAACACTGAGCGATGCCGGCTATCGGATCATTCCCGCGATGATCTCCTGCGTCGTCGACGATGTTGCGATCCCATCCGATCTGCGTACCTTTGCGCCGACCGTCTACTATCCCTCCACGCTTCATCTTCTGGCACTCTCGCATCTGCGCGAGAACCATTCGGGATGCCTCGAATGA
- a CDS encoding tetratricopeptide repeat protein, translating into MKARTAALAFTVSLALASSALAQNWQILEGARPGEPTGAVSPAQPFAAQEQPAPTQEPPVVAQVPAQVPAPASAPAADQPMPVIDETALRYFASQGDTRRLEIEIARLRALYPQWTPPADPLAVPENVDSLLEAIWMLYSQGRFAEAREAIATRQMNDPNWEPPVDLLDRLTLAEARERLVNASNLDQYETVIRIGSSNPGLLTCSEVDVLWRVAESFAMTERQGRARDAYRYVLTNCDNTAERLATMQNAAQLLSAEMRDELLALERFDDAGAGEFAPVRDTIARDALAAAGEDDTIVVDAETLARVERLARQGDGGSDARLLGWYYLGHDDAQTAEEWFRMAFERKAEGDAAEGLALALIALDRFADAEDIVYPYRDENEERRGVYLAASANLLAIEPRVVLSGDVLTRIVGEVAEARNAPAAQQLGWYARAYGQHETAGQWFSSALQFDPEDEASAYGLALTRFQLADAAGLAELKRLWAGRSERIMLVGTPQAEAAPAPPSLAPAVSPSPASAPAPAPAQAAPLATTEPMTTPLAYTAEEPVQQAPPQAAPVMAAAPRPRAIQQAPARATGGCTQTLNPESLSPASALARGWCLMDINRPLEAAKAFEVALRGQGDTARDAAYGQSLAYLRAGLVDEAAVAAASAPMTAERAGELQANILSERASGAFEQRRYVEALMALDQRAQIAPERNDLMVLRGYAYLNLRRYGDAERVFQAVAGTGNRDGLRGLAAVREQTGRQR; encoded by the coding sequence ATGAAGGCGCGCACGGCAGCTCTCGCCTTCACGGTCAGCCTGGCACTGGCCTCATCGGCGCTGGCACAGAACTGGCAGATTCTAGAAGGCGCGCGTCCGGGCGAACCGACCGGTGCGGTCTCGCCGGCGCAACCGTTCGCGGCGCAGGAGCAGCCCGCTCCCACACAGGAGCCTCCGGTTGTCGCACAAGTTCCGGCTCAGGTACCGGCACCGGCATCGGCACCTGCGGCGGATCAGCCGATGCCCGTCATCGACGAGACGGCGCTTCGGTATTTCGCGAGCCAGGGCGATACGCGACGGCTGGAGATCGAGATCGCGCGCCTGCGGGCTCTTTATCCGCAGTGGACCCCGCCGGCCGACCCTCTCGCGGTGCCGGAGAATGTCGACTCCCTGCTCGAAGCGATCTGGATGCTCTATTCGCAAGGGCGGTTTGCCGAGGCACGCGAGGCGATCGCCACGCGCCAGATGAACGACCCCAACTGGGAACCGCCCGTCGACCTTCTCGACCGCTTGACGCTGGCCGAGGCGCGCGAGCGTCTCGTCAACGCGTCCAATCTCGACCAATACGAAACGGTCATCCGCATCGGCTCTTCCAATCCGGGACTTCTGACCTGCAGCGAAGTCGACGTGCTGTGGCGGGTGGCCGAGTCTTTCGCGATGACAGAGCGTCAGGGACGGGCGCGCGACGCCTATCGCTACGTGTTGACCAATTGCGATAACACGGCGGAACGGCTTGCAACAATGCAGAACGCTGCGCAGCTGCTGAGCGCCGAGATGCGGGACGAATTGCTGGCGCTCGAGCGTTTCGACGATGCCGGTGCCGGCGAATTCGCGCCGGTGCGCGACACCATTGCACGCGATGCTCTGGCGGCGGCCGGCGAGGACGATACGATCGTGGTCGATGCGGAAACGCTCGCCCGCGTCGAGCGGCTCGCACGCCAAGGCGACGGGGGGAGCGATGCGCGTCTGCTCGGCTGGTACTATCTCGGCCATGACGATGCGCAAACGGCTGAAGAATGGTTCCGCATGGCCTTCGAGCGCAAGGCGGAAGGGGATGCGGCCGAGGGCCTGGCCCTGGCGCTGATCGCCCTCGACCGCTTCGCCGATGCGGAGGACATCGTATATCCCTACCGCGACGAAAACGAAGAGCGGCGCGGCGTCTATCTCGCCGCCTCTGCCAATCTGCTTGCCATCGAACCCCGCGTCGTGCTCAGCGGCGATGTTCTGACCCGCATCGTCGGCGAAGTTGCCGAAGCACGCAACGCGCCGGCGGCTCAGCAGCTTGGCTGGTATGCGCGCGCCTATGGCCAGCACGAGACGGCCGGGCAATGGTTTTCAAGCGCCCTGCAGTTCGACCCCGAGGACGAGGCTTCCGCCTACGGCCTCGCTCTCACTCGGTTTCAGTTGGCTGATGCAGCTGGGCTCGCGGAACTAAAGCGGCTGTGGGCCGGGCGATCGGAGCGGATCATGCTGGTCGGCACGCCGCAGGCCGAAGCTGCCCCTGCACCGCCCTCTCTCGCACCTGCCGTCTCGCCTTCACCGGCTTCGGCTCCCGCCCCTGCGCCCGCACAGGCCGCTCCCCTTGCCACCACCGAACCCATGACAACGCCGCTCGCCTATACGGCCGAGGAGCCGGTACAGCAGGCTCCGCCGCAGGCTGCACCCGTCATGGCTGCCGCTCCCCGTCCGCGGGCAATCCAGCAGGCTCCTGCGCGCGCGACCGGCGGCTGCACCCAAACGCTCAATCCCGAATCTCTTTCGCCCGCCTCAGCGCTTGCGCGCGGCTGGTGCCTGATGGACATCAACCGCCCGCTCGAAGCTGCGAAGGCTTTCGAAGTCGCGCTGAGGGGCCAAGGCGACACGGCCAGGGATGCTGCCTATGGCCAAAGCCTTGCCTATTTGCGCGCGGGTCTCGTCGACGAAGCGGCCGTTGCGGCGGCGAGCGCGCCGATGACGGCCGAGCGCGCCGGCGAACTTCAAGCCAATATTCTTTCAGAGCGTGCTTCAGGCGCCTTCGAGCAGCGCCGCTACGTCGAGGCGTTGATGGCGCTCGACCAGCGCGCGCAGATCGCGCCGGAGCGCAACGACCTGATGGTTCTGCGCGGCTACGCCTATCTGAACCTCCGGCGCTACGGCGATGCGGAGCGCGTGTTCCAGGCCGTCGCGGGCACCGGAAACCGGGATGGGCTTCGAGGCCTGGCCGCCGTTCGCGAACAGACGGGCCGCCAGCGCTAG
- a CDS encoding cellulose biosynthesis cyclic di-GMP-binding regulatory protein BcsB, which produces MTRTAIALAALLLAADAHAQGTPFDMSPERPIIEEDVAPEAPASPEVSTPERETSEPATPQPVEPPSLSDPDGRSDADTEPSASPAPEPSEPATSAEADTLRYLLPEPLLRLNGEGSRRNWAIYLTEEQAASAVRLNVGYRNAVVVAPEASRLSVSINGVSVLHESIQAPGNPGELTVDLAAGVLQPGRNEISVQAVQRHRTDCSIESTYELWTELDGARTFLAFPTSDAIGLTGVEDLRALSGDMNGSADIAIIAPVLARSDIGAELLRLTQAIALSSSFPDPQFSVAPNEDGLIDGPDLRVFAGTAEDIADLAEIEPAQISGPTLMLVDGEGNTSPKLIVTGQTQQEWLTAITQIAQQVDRPAGAPREFLTTETNWTPNAPMIYEGRALSFAELGIGSEQFSGRRYARAFQFAVPSDFYAGSYGQARILLDAAYTGAVLPGGLINVYVNGNIATSVPMTARRGAVLRQFPIKVTMEHFKPGVNTVLFEVDLITRADEVCAPGATTDTTPRFAIFDTSQFVLPDFARIGQIPNLAAVAGTGYPYNLSQDPVPLMIGRGSTASLSAAANFLARMSVASGRIVPTQLVMSAEIARDRSAIFFGTPASIAGSVLTQVGIDAQAATNWAPARSTGQIGSPVAGESVPVTMEAWRGQMQAGWIARTTESLRNWASETFNITSDMLRFAPEQDAPFVPAEGDTMVVAQSINPSGTGTWTVVTAPDEAGMQQGARELVRNTNWSQLAGHLTAFSADGLPGRVLESGTISLIESQPPSFANYRLIAANWLSSNILSYALALVFVCIVVGAATSGLLSRLGRRR; this is translated from the coding sequence CTCGACACCGGAGCGCGAAACGTCGGAGCCGGCAACGCCCCAACCCGTCGAGCCGCCTTCGCTCTCTGATCCAGACGGTCGTTCCGATGCGGATACGGAGCCGTCGGCCTCGCCTGCCCCAGAGCCGTCCGAGCCCGCAACATCCGCCGAAGCAGACACGCTTCGCTATCTCCTGCCGGAGCCGTTGCTGAGGCTGAATGGTGAAGGCAGTCGGCGCAACTGGGCGATTTATTTGACGGAGGAACAGGCAGCTTCAGCTGTGCGGCTGAACGTCGGCTACCGCAACGCCGTGGTCGTCGCGCCGGAAGCGTCGCGCCTGTCCGTTTCCATCAATGGCGTGTCCGTTCTCCACGAAAGCATCCAGGCGCCGGGCAACCCGGGCGAACTCACCGTCGATCTGGCTGCCGGCGTGTTGCAGCCGGGACGCAACGAAATCTCCGTTCAGGCGGTGCAACGGCACCGGACGGATTGCAGCATCGAATCGACTTACGAGCTCTGGACCGAGCTCGACGGAGCACGCACGTTCCTCGCCTTTCCGACATCCGACGCAATCGGCCTCACAGGCGTGGAAGATCTGCGCGCGCTCAGCGGCGACATGAACGGCAGCGCCGATATCGCGATCATCGCACCCGTTCTGGCCCGCAGCGACATCGGCGCCGAACTGCTGCGACTGACCCAGGCGATCGCGCTCTCGTCCAGCTTTCCGGATCCGCAGTTTTCCGTTGCGCCGAACGAGGATGGGCTGATCGACGGCCCGGACCTGCGCGTTTTTGCTGGAACAGCGGAGGATATCGCAGACCTGGCCGAGATCGAGCCCGCGCAGATCAGCGGCCCGACGCTCATGCTTGTCGATGGCGAAGGCAACACCTCGCCCAAATTGATCGTGACCGGCCAGACCCAGCAGGAATGGCTGACAGCCATCACGCAGATTGCGCAGCAGGTGGATCGGCCGGCCGGCGCACCGCGAGAATTTCTGACAACCGAGACGAATTGGACTCCGAATGCGCCGATGATCTACGAAGGGCGCGCCCTTAGCTTTGCAGAACTCGGTATCGGTTCGGAACAGTTCTCGGGACGCCGCTACGCCCGCGCCTTCCAGTTTGCCGTGCCCTCGGACTTCTATGCCGGCTCCTATGGACAGGCGCGGATATTGCTCGACGCCGCCTACACGGGTGCCGTTCTGCCGGGCGGGCTGATCAACGTCTACGTCAACGGCAACATCGCGACATCCGTACCCATGACCGCGCGGCGCGGCGCGGTCCTGCGCCAGTTTCCCATCAAGGTCACGATGGAGCACTTCAAGCCCGGCGTGAACACGGTGCTGTTCGAGGTCGACCTCATCACCCGCGCCGACGAAGTCTGTGCGCCGGGTGCCACCACCGACACCACGCCGCGTTTTGCGATCTTCGACACGTCGCAGTTCGTTCTTCCGGACTTTGCACGCATCGGCCAGATACCCAATCTCGCCGCCGTGGCCGGCACCGGCTACCCGTACAATCTGTCCCAAGACCCTGTGCCGTTGATGATCGGCCGGGGATCCACGGCGAGCCTTTCGGCAGCTGCAAACTTTTTGGCGCGCATGTCGGTCGCGAGCGGGCGCATCGTGCCGACGCAACTGGTCATGTCGGCAGAAATCGCCCGCGACCGGAGCGCGATCTTCTTCGGCACGCCGGCAAGCATTGCTGGCAGTGTTTTGACGCAGGTCGGGATCGACGCGCAAGCCGCCACGAACTGGGCGCCGGCGCGCTCTACCGGCCAGATCGGCAGCCCCGTCGCCGGTGAAAGCGTTCCGGTGACGATGGAGGCCTGGCGCGGTCAGATGCAGGCAGGCTGGATCGCGCGCACCACGGAGTCCTTGCGCAATTGGGCTTCGGAAACCTTCAACATCACCAGCGACATGCTGCGCTTCGCGCCTGAGCAGGACGCCCCCTTCGTGCCTGCCGAAGGGGATACGATGGTCGTTGCGCAAAGCATCAATCCATCGGGGACCGGCACCTGGACGGTCGTGACGGCACCGGATGAAGCGGGCATGCAACAGGGTGCACGCGAACTCGTGCGCAATACAAACTGGAGCCAGCTGGCCGGCCATCTGACCGCCTTCTCCGCTGACGGTCTGCCGGGGCGGGTGCTTGAATCCGGGACAATTTCACTGATCGAGTCGCAGCCGCCATCCTTTGCAAATTATCGCCTTATCGCCGCGAACTGGCTTTCGTCGAACATCCTGTCCTATGCGCTTGCACTGGTTTTCGTGTGCATCGTCGTGGGGGCTGCGACGTCGGGCCTGCTTTCGCGGCTTGGGAGACGCCGTTGA
- the fhuB gene encoding Fe(3+)-hydroxamate ABC transporter permease FhuB: protein MRSDPSISRTGFVLLGAGTVLVAAFVLLNLDRLLPTTGLSGLFGGEALPLTDGLILNYAYWPRLLTALLAGAALGLAGVIFQQVLQNPLAASETLGVSAGAHLALTLGLLLAPTLQSVHPEFFAVAGAFSAWGLIALIARRYRGDPLTLILTGFVVSFALGAVSSLLMLLNQEYLTSLFIWGAGSLAQDDWSSVGFLVPRLAACILIVALLSRALLLLGFGDDAARGLGVSLKFARPLLLGVAVFLSASVVASVGVIAFISLAAPHLARLAGAERLSSRLIGAPIAGALLVLVIDQAIQLATPGQSALLPTGAVTALIGAPIMIWLLSRLPAIALEGSGRVASVTSAVSARPMQALMVAALVLVAVLGAALLVGRGPEGLTFGFDVGAGAMEWRLPRVIAAAAAGLGIGVAGTLVQRLFANQMASPEILGVGGGVAVGLIVSLLLSSTAGVGLQLLGAIGGALTVMALLMVLGGRRGFQAERLLLIGIAVTALLDGVVLLFLALGDPRSSQVLAWMGGSTYRATMELALAVAVISIASLVAVLPFSRWLDILPLGDEAARGLGLPIRAVRFTILIVSAIVTGAAALVIGPMSFVGLLAPHVANLAGLRRGRHQVIAAALIGSALVAFSDWVGRIIFAPTELPAGILAVFIGASTVAVFLFRR from the coding sequence ATGCGCTCTGATCCCTCCATCTCGCGGACCGGCTTCGTCCTGCTCGGCGCAGGCACAGTGCTGGTCGCAGCCTTTGTCCTGCTCAATCTCGACCGTCTGCTGCCCACGACTGGCCTATCCGGTCTGTTTGGTGGTGAGGCGCTGCCGCTGACCGATGGCCTGATCCTCAATTACGCCTACTGGCCGCGTCTGCTGACGGCACTCCTGGCCGGTGCGGCATTGGGACTGGCCGGCGTCATCTTCCAGCAGGTCCTGCAAAATCCCCTCGCAGCCTCTGAAACGTTAGGCGTCAGCGCCGGCGCGCATCTGGCGCTGACGCTTGGGCTTCTACTCGCGCCAACGCTTCAATCGGTGCATCCGGAATTCTTCGCGGTCGCCGGTGCATTCTCGGCCTGGGGCCTGATCGCGCTGATCGCAAGGCGCTACCGCGGCGATCCGCTGACGCTTATTCTTACCGGCTTCGTGGTCAGCTTCGCGCTCGGCGCAGTCTCGAGCCTCCTGATGCTGCTCAATCAAGAATATCTCACCTCGCTCTTCATCTGGGGTGCGGGGTCGCTGGCGCAGGATGACTGGAGCTCGGTCGGCTTTCTCGTGCCAAGGCTCGCCGCCTGCATCCTGATCGTTGCGCTTCTGTCGCGCGCCTTGCTGCTGCTCGGCTTCGGCGACGATGCGGCGCGTGGTCTCGGCGTTTCATTGAAATTCGCCCGCCCGCTGCTGCTCGGCGTGGCGGTGTTTCTCTCCGCGAGCGTTGTGGCAAGCGTCGGAGTCATTGCCTTCATCAGTCTCGCAGCTCCCCATCTGGCGCGCCTTGCCGGTGCCGAACGCCTGTCGTCGCGGCTGATCGGCGCGCCGATTGCCGGCGCTCTGCTCGTGCTCGTGATCGATCAGGCCATCCAGCTTGCAACGCCCGGACAATCGGCCTTGCTGCCGACCGGCGCGGTGACGGCGCTGATCGGTGCTCCGATCATGATCTGGCTCCTGAGCCGGCTTCCGGCCATCGCGCTTGAGGGCAGCGGCCGCGTCGCCTCCGTGACCTCCGCCGTATCGGCGCGGCCCATGCAGGCCCTGATGGTGGCGGCGCTGGTCCTCGTAGCGGTGCTCGGCGCTGCCTTGCTGGTTGGCCGCGGTCCGGAAGGGCTCACCTTCGGCTTCGATGTCGGGGCAGGGGCCATGGAGTGGCGCCTGCCGCGCGTCATCGCCGCGGCGGCTGCCGGTCTCGGCATCGGCGTTGCCGGAACGCTGGTGCAGCGATTGTTCGCCAACCAGATGGCGAGCCCCGAAATCCTGGGCGTCGGCGGCGGCGTTGCCGTCGGCCTCATCGTGTCTCTGCTCCTGTCGTCGACCGCCGGCGTCGGGCTGCAACTGCTTGGAGCGATCGGTGGAGCGTTGACCGTCATGGCGCTTCTGATGGTGCTGGGAGGCCGACGCGGCTTCCAGGCCGAACGCCTGCTGCTGATCGGCATCGCGGTGACCGCTCTTCTCGACGGCGTCGTGCTCCTCTTCCTGGCGCTCGGCGATCCGCGCTCGTCACAGGTGCTGGCCTGGATGGGTGGTTCTACCTATCGCGCGACGATGGAACTCGCTCTGGCCGTGGCCGTGATCTCGATCGCGAGCCTCGTCGCCGTGCTGCCCTTCTCGCGCTGGCTCGATATCCTGCCGCTCGGCGACGAGGCGGCGCGCGGTCTCGGTCTGCCCATCCGCGCCGTTCGCTTCACCATCCTGATTGTTTCGGCGATCGTGACGGGTGCCGCCGCGCTCGTCATCGGGCCGATGAGCTTTGTCGGCCTGCTTGCACCCCATGTCGCCAACCTCGCTGGCCTGCGCCGCGGACGCCATCAGGTGATCGCGGCAGCGCTCATCGGCTCGGCGCTTGTGGCATTTTCGGATTGGGTCGGCCGCATCATCTTCGCGCCCACCGAGCTGCCGGCGGGCATTCTCGCGGTCTTCATCGGTGCCTCGACCGTCGCGGTCTTCCTGTTCCGGCGATAG
- a CDS encoding DUF983 domain-containing protein, with amino-acid sequence MNHQDDYQYPPLEPWRVGIKGRCPRCGEGHLFNGFLKLAPRCEVCGLDYSFADPADGPAFFVIIFGCVPSILFAVWAEVSFQPPFWFHLVVSLPLILATCIPPLRPLKGWLVASQFHHKAEEGKLVRRND; translated from the coding sequence ATGAACCACCAGGATGACTACCAGTATCCACCACTCGAACCGTGGCGCGTCGGCATCAAAGGCCGTTGCCCGCGCTGTGGTGAGGGTCATCTGTTCAATGGTTTCCTGAAGCTCGCGCCGCGGTGCGAGGTGTGCGGACTTGATTATTCCTTTGCGGATCCAGCCGACGGGCCTGCTTTCTTCGTGATCATCTTCGGCTGCGTGCCCTCGATCCTCTTTGCCGTCTGGGCCGAAGTGTCTTTTCAGCCGCCCTTCTGGTTCCACCTCGTCGTTTCGCTGCCGCTGATCCTTGCGACGTGCATTCCGCCGCTTAGGCCGCTCAAGGGCTGGCTCGTCGCGAGCCAGTTCCACCACAAGGCCGAAGAGGGCAAGCTGGTTCGGCGGAACGACTAG
- a CDS encoding HAD-IA family hydrolase — translation MNFHDHFLSRTFDAVLFDMDGTILTSIKASERVWGAWALRHGLDLDAFLPTIHGVRAIDTIRRLNLPGIDAEVEAAKIMRAEIDDTEGVEPIAGAAHFLASLPADRWAVVTSAPRALAERRISAAGLPMPPQMITAEDVAKGKPAPDCFLMAAQRLGADAVRCLAFEDAPAGITAAEAAGCAVVVITATHAHPLSTHHVQVSNYSEFQLGSGSASGIALKGRSAG, via the coding sequence ATGAACTTTCACGACCATTTCCTCAGCAGAACCTTTGATGCAGTCCTCTTCGATATGGACGGCACGATCCTGACGTCGATCAAGGCCTCGGAACGTGTGTGGGGTGCCTGGGCACTGCGGCACGGTCTCGATCTCGACGCTTTCCTGCCGACGATCCATGGGGTGCGTGCCATCGACACCATCCGTAGGCTGAACCTGCCGGGCATCGACGCCGAGGTGGAAGCAGCCAAGATCATGCGCGCCGAAATCGACGATACGGAAGGCGTAGAGCCGATCGCTGGCGCGGCACATTTCCTGGCGTCCCTGCCGGCTGATCGCTGGGCTGTCGTGACATCGGCGCCCCGCGCACTGGCCGAGCGCAGGATTTCGGCAGCGGGGCTTCCGATGCCGCCACAGATGATCACCGCCGAAGATGTCGCAAAGGGCAAGCCCGCTCCCGATTGCTTTTTGATGGCAGCGCAGCGCCTCGGTGCGGACGCGGTGCGCTGTCTGGCGTTCGAGGATGCTCCAGCAGGCATCACCGCCGCGGAGGCGGCTGGTTGCGCGGTCGTCGTCATAACGGCAACGCACGCTCATCCTCTGTCGACGCACCACGTCCAGGTTTCGAACTACAGCGAGTTTCAGCTGGGGTCCGGAAGCGCATCAGGCATTGCGCTCAAGGGCCGGTCAGCCGGCTGA
- a CDS encoding PRC-barrel domain-containing protein — MTKLKALAAAAITLALGSGPVMAACNISDTQLEQAILEKPELRDPENRYLVLDLRALRDAAYLLWVYGMERDCERLVGNIRELIAAPAMGRMGNNDEDAADQQLAASQPEWHRLGQIQGTRGAPNEGALVSLADLDPGLLASEIVGAEVRTSDDMIVGEVRNVIIGTRDRWDYAVVASGGFFVPGEDSLVVPLRYLVIDQQRRSFFLRISNEQVQAVPLMPDQDYKWLDDESWRATNDAIFQSLVPEAALLEDATPLKPIQQ; from the coding sequence ATGACAAAATTGAAAGCACTCGCTGCTGCTGCGATCACACTCGCGCTCGGCAGCGGACCGGTCATGGCCGCATGCAACATTTCAGACACCCAGCTCGAGCAGGCCATTCTCGAAAAGCCTGAACTGCGCGATCCGGAGAACCGCTATCTCGTGCTTGACCTGCGTGCGCTACGCGACGCTGCATATCTGCTCTGGGTGTATGGCATGGAACGAGACTGCGAACGACTTGTCGGCAACATACGCGAACTGATCGCTGCTCCGGCCATGGGCCGCATGGGCAACAACGATGAGGACGCGGCCGATCAGCAGCTGGCCGCAAGTCAACCCGAATGGCACCGGCTGGGCCAAATTCAGGGAACGAGGGGAGCACCAAATGAGGGAGCACTGGTGAGCCTCGCCGATCTCGACCCTGGGCTTCTTGCCAGTGAGATTGTTGGCGCAGAAGTGCGCACGTCGGACGACATGATCGTCGGTGAAGTGCGCAACGTAATCATTGGGACACGCGATCGCTGGGACTATGCCGTGGTCGCTTCTGGCGGCTTCTTCGTGCCGGGCGAGGACAGCCTGGTTGTGCCGCTTCGATATCTCGTGATCGATCAGCAGCGGCGAAGCTTCTTCTTGCGCATCTCGAACGAGCAAGTGCAAGCGGTGCCGCTCATGCCCGATCAAGACTACAAATGGCTGGACGACGAAAGCTGGCGTGCGACCAACGATGCGATCTTCCAAAGCCTCGTTCCGGAAGCTGCTTTGCTCGAAGATGCGACCCCGTTGAAACCTATTCAGCAGTAA
- a CDS encoding GGDEF domain-containing protein produces MDNFTFLPPLVMLIFACAYLLVWFYGSRVAIWWALGFVGHAVAFAGEVAFQPLGDEMRTLLVDAVFILSYLALSLGLSAHFAQRLQVGRRILLSLVGFGLVVYAIFAAESLRFELLAVDFTCGLLLLLPIARLGGWPRQMVDRVLVVLAVMATLDFVGRALVFAAIAPADSSFATYATSFYAYAAQVSGTLIGLSFALVGLGAVALDVLDRYRDAAETDYLTGLLNRRGFENMTLAHIDRMSEGAVILCDIDRFKRINDLYGHAAGDGVIAGFAALLKHALPTTAHAARFGGEEFVIFLPTHSNLEATSVAETIREAFGETDFSMIGIREPITASFGIASIRAVDRSIHAAISRADARMYVAKSMGRNRVVADDTPAPAESGHAASVSAAA; encoded by the coding sequence ATGGACAATTTCACATTCCTGCCGCCGCTGGTGATGCTGATCTTTGCGTGCGCCTATCTGCTCGTGTGGTTCTATGGATCGCGCGTCGCGATCTGGTGGGCGCTCGGCTTCGTCGGGCATGCGGTCGCGTTCGCCGGTGAAGTTGCGTTCCAGCCGCTCGGCGACGAAATGCGCACGCTGCTCGTCGATGCGGTGTTCATCCTCTCTTATCTCGCGCTTTCGCTCGGGCTATCGGCGCATTTCGCGCAGCGGCTTCAGGTCGGCCGTCGGATCCTGCTTTCCCTGGTCGGATTCGGTCTCGTCGTCTATGCAATCTTCGCAGCGGAAAGCCTGCGTTTCGAGCTTCTCGCCGTCGATTTCACATGCGGGCTGCTGTTGCTTCTCCCGATCGCACGCCTTGGTGGCTGGCCCCGGCAGATGGTGGACAGGGTTCTGGTCGTTCTCGCCGTCATGGCGACTCTCGACTTCGTCGGCCGCGCCCTGGTCTTCGCCGCGATCGCTCCAGCCGATTCAAGCTTTGCGACCTACGCAACGTCTTTCTATGCCTATGCGGCACAGGTGAGCGGAACGCTGATCGGGCTCAGTTTCGCGCTGGTCGGGCTTGGCGCGGTCGCGCTGGACGTGCTGGACCGCTATCGCGACGCGGCGGAGACGGACTATCTCACAGGCTTGCTCAACCGGCGCGGCTTCGAAAACATGACGCTCGCCCATATCGACAGGATGAGCGAGGGGGCCGTCATTCTGTGCGACATCGACCGCTTCAAGCGGATCAACGATCTCTATGGCCACGCTGCCGGTGACGGCGTGATCGCCGGTTTCGCGGCACTCCTGAAGCATGCCCTCCCCACGACAGCGCACGCCGCACGGTTCGGCGGCGAGGAATTCGTGATCTTCCTGCCGACGCATTCCAATCTTGAAGCCACGAGCGTGGCCGAAACCATCCGGGAAGCTTTCGGCGAAACCGACTTCTCGATGATCGGCATCAGGGAGCCGATCACGGCAAGCTTCGGTATCGCGAGCATCCGCGCGGTCGATCGCAGCATCCACGCTGCCATCAGCCGGGCCGATGCGCGCATGTATGTCGCCAAGAGCATGGGGCGAAACCGTGTCGTGGCCGACGACACCCCGGCACCTGCGGAAAGCGGTCACGCAGCTTCGGTGTCGGCAGCCGCCTGA